From one Cognatishimia sp. WU-CL00825 genomic stretch:
- a CDS encoding protein meaA — protein sequence MMTTPQKDRPWLIRTYAGHSTAQASNALYRANLAKGQTGLSVAFDLPTQTGYDSDHILATGEVGKVGVPVCHLGDMRTLFQDIPLEQMNTSMTINATAPWLLSLYIAAAEEQGADVRKLQGTVQNDLIKEYLSRGTYICPPEPSLKMIADVAEYCYSNVPKWNPMNVCSYHLQEAGATPEQELAFALATAQAVLDTLKPRVPAEDFGPMVARISFFVNAGIRFVTEMCKMRAFVELWDEICQERYGVTNPKHRRFRYGVQVNSLGLTEQQPENNVYRILIEMLAVTLSKKARARAVQLPAWNEALGLPRPWDQQWSMRMQQIMAFETDLLEYDDLFDGNPAVDRKVADLKEGARHELATLESMGGAIGAIDYMKSRLVDSNAARLNRIEAGETVVVGVNKYQQGEASPLMTGDGGIMVVDPAVEQEQITRLNAWRSARNADDVKTALAELRAAAAAGANVMPASIKAAKAGVTTGEWAAQMRSVHGEYRGPTGVSANPSNQTEGLDDLRDAVNTVSDKLGRRLKFVVGKPGLDGHSNGAEQISFRARDCGMDITYDGIRLTPQEIVASAKDQGAHVVGLSILSGSHVPLVQDLMARMQAEGLGETPVIVGGIIPDEDADRLRKMGVSRVYTPKDFELNTIMQDIVILADPSRSET from the coding sequence ATGATGACAACGCCGCAAAAAGACCGCCCTTGGTTGATCCGCACCTATGCCGGACATTCCACCGCACAAGCGTCAAATGCGTTGTACCGTGCCAACCTGGCAAAGGGTCAAACCGGGCTTTCTGTGGCTTTTGATCTGCCAACGCAAACTGGCTATGACAGCGACCACATCCTAGCGACTGGCGAAGTCGGTAAGGTCGGCGTGCCTGTGTGTCACCTTGGGGACATGCGCACATTGTTCCAGGATATCCCCCTAGAGCAAATGAACACTTCGATGACAATCAATGCGACAGCTCCTTGGTTGTTGTCTTTGTATATCGCCGCCGCCGAAGAACAGGGCGCGGACGTCAGAAAATTGCAAGGCACAGTGCAAAATGACTTGATCAAAGAGTATTTGTCGCGTGGCACATATATCTGCCCGCCAGAACCTTCTTTGAAAATGATCGCCGACGTTGCGGAATATTGTTATTCAAACGTGCCCAAATGGAACCCGATGAATGTCTGTTCCTATCACCTGCAAGAAGCGGGCGCGACACCGGAACAAGAATTGGCCTTTGCTCTGGCAACCGCCCAAGCGGTGCTGGACACCCTTAAACCCCGCGTGCCCGCCGAAGATTTTGGCCCGATGGTTGCGCGGATTTCCTTTTTCGTGAATGCCGGCATTCGTTTTGTCACCGAGATGTGTAAAATGCGTGCCTTTGTCGAATTATGGGACGAAATTTGCCAAGAGCGATATGGTGTAACCAACCCCAAACACCGGCGTTTTCGCTATGGGGTTCAGGTGAACTCGCTTGGGTTGACCGAGCAACAGCCAGAAAACAACGTGTATCGAATTCTCATCGAGATGTTGGCGGTCACCCTTTCCAAAAAGGCGCGTGCCCGAGCGGTTCAATTGCCTGCATGGAACGAAGCGCTTGGCCTACCCCGCCCTTGGGATCAACAGTGGTCTATGCGCATGCAGCAAATCATGGCCTTTGAAACTGACCTTTTGGAATATGACGATCTGTTTGATGGCAATCCGGCCGTTGATCGCAAAGTTGCAGACCTGAAAGAAGGTGCACGACACGAGTTGGCCACCCTTGAAAGCATGGGCGGGGCCATTGGTGCCATCGATTATATGAAATCCCGTCTGGTGGATTCAAACGCCGCGCGCCTGAATCGCATTGAAGCCGGTGAAACCGTGGTTGTTGGGGTGAACAAATACCAGCAGGGCGAGGCCTCGCCCTTGATGACAGGTGATGGTGGCATCATGGTTGTCGACCCAGCTGTTGAACAAGAACAAATCACCCGGCTGAACGCGTGGCGCAGCGCTAGAAACGCCGACGACGTCAAAACCGCATTGGCGGAATTGCGCGCTGCGGCCGCTGCGGGAGCCAACGTGATGCCTGCCTCTATCAAGGCTGCAAAGGCTGGCGTTACTACCGGTGAATGGGCAGCACAAATGCGCAGCGTGCACGGTGAATATCGTGGCCCCACAGGGGTTTCTGCAAATCCGTCCAACCAAACCGAAGGCTTGGACGACTTGCGCGACGCCGTGAACACGGTCAGCGACAAACTGGGCCGCAGGTTGAAATTTGTGGTTGGTAAACCCGGATTGGACGGCCATTCAAATGGGGCAGAGCAGATCTCTTTCCGGGCCCGTGATTGCGGCATGGACATCACCTATGATGGCATTCGCTTGACACCCCAAGAGATCGTGGCCAGCGCAAAAGACCAAGGTGCACATGTGGTTGGCTTGTCCATCCTATCCGGCTCTCATGTGCCATTGGTCCAAGACCTGATGGCGCGCATGCAGGCCGAAGGCCTTGGGGAAACCCCTGTTATTGTTGGAGGAATCATCCCCGATGAAGATGCTGATCGCCTGCGTAAAATGGGTGTTTCCAGGGTCTATACCCCCAAGGATTTTGAGTTGAACACCATCATGCAAGACATTGTCATTTTGGCTGACCCATCACGTTCTGAGACCTAG
- the ccrA gene encoding crotonyl-CoA carboxylase/reductase codes for MALDNENSLATYEAPQKDLYELGEMPPMGHVPKQMYAWAIRRERHGEPDKSFKVEVVDTPTLDAHEVLVLVMAAGVNYNGVWAGLGVPISPFDSHGADYHIAGSDASGIVWAVGEKVKNWKVGDEVVIHCNQDDGDDEECNGGDPMYSPSQRIWGYETPDGSFAQFTNVQAQQLLHRPKHQTWEESACYTLTLATAYRMLFGHAPHELKPGMNVLVWGASGGLGTYAIQLIKAAGANAIGVISDESKRDFVMGLGAKGVINRKDFDCWGQLPTVNTPEYNEWFKAARKFGKAIWDITGKGNNVDIVFEHPGESTFPVSSFVCKKGGMIVICAGTTGYNLTFDVRYIWMHQKRIQGSHFAHLKQAAAANQMMIERRIEPFLSETFEWDQIPEAHTKMLRNEHLPGNMSVLVQSPKKGLRTLEEVVTA; via the coding sequence ATGGCGCTTGATAACGAAAACAGCTTGGCCACCTACGAGGCCCCTCAAAAAGATCTTTATGAACTGGGTGAAATGCCTCCGATGGGGCATGTTCCAAAACAAATGTATGCTTGGGCAATCCGCCGCGAGCGCCATGGCGAACCCGACAAGTCTTTCAAAGTAGAAGTTGTCGATACACCAACGCTTGATGCGCATGAAGTTCTTGTGCTCGTGATGGCGGCTGGCGTGAATTATAATGGCGTCTGGGCAGGATTGGGGGTTCCGATCAGCCCATTCGACAGCCACGGCGCAGACTATCACATTGCAGGTTCAGATGCGTCCGGCATCGTTTGGGCTGTTGGCGAAAAAGTCAAAAACTGGAAAGTTGGCGACGAGGTTGTTATCCACTGTAACCAGGATGACGGCGATGACGAAGAGTGCAACGGTGGCGATCCGATGTATTCTCCGAGCCAGCGTATTTGGGGTTATGAAACACCAGACGGGTCGTTTGCTCAGTTTACAAATGTACAGGCGCAGCAGCTATTGCACCGTCCAAAGCACCAAACCTGGGAAGAAAGCGCTTGCTATACGCTGACCTTGGCAACCGCATACCGTATGCTGTTTGGCCATGCGCCGCATGAACTCAAGCCTGGAATGAACGTACTTGTCTGGGGCGCGTCCGGCGGTCTGGGCACCTATGCAATCCAGCTGATCAAAGCAGCCGGCGCGAATGCCATTGGTGTCATTTCAGACGAAAGCAAGCGTGACTTTGTTATGGGGTTGGGGGCCAAAGGTGTCATTAACCGCAAGGACTTTGATTGCTGGGGTCAATTGCCCACGGTGAACACACCTGAATACAACGAATGGTTCAAAGCTGCGCGTAAGTTCGGCAAAGCCATTTGGGACATCACGGGTAAGGGCAATAACGTAGACATCGTGTTTGAACACCCAGGAGAGTCTACTTTCCCAGTGTCGAGCTTTGTTTGCAAAAAAGGCGGTATGATTGTTATCTGTGCGGGCACGACCGGTTACAACCTGACCTTTGACGTGCGTTATATCTGGATGCACCAAAAGCGCATCCAAGGCAGCCACTTTGCGCATCTTAAGCAAGCGGCAGCGGCCAACCAGATGATGATTGAACGGCGTATCGAGCCCTTCCTGTCTGAAACCTTTGAATGGGATCAGATTCCAGAGGCCCATACCAAAATGCTGCGCAACGAGCACTTGCCGGGCAATATGTCGGTTTTGGTTCAGTCTCCGAAGAAAGGCCTGCGCACTTTGGAAGAAGTGGTTACGGCTTAG
- the deoD gene encoding purine-nucleoside phosphorylase: MTIHIGAQPGDIAETVLLPGDPYRAKWAAETFLDEVKCVNEVRGMLGFTGTWKGKPVTIHGSGMGMPSLSIYVNELIKDYGAKTLIRIGSCGGMQKNINVRDVILAMTATTLSTPSRGIFKEMNFAPCADYGLLRAAADAAEAKGTDTHVGGIYSSDVFYDERPDLNEQMVRHGILGVEMEAAELYNLAARHSCRALAVLTVSDHLLTGEALPSDQREKSFGDMVEIALQAAFA, translated from the coding sequence ATGACAATTCACATAGGTGCGCAACCCGGGGATATCGCCGAAACCGTGCTTTTGCCCGGAGATCCCTACCGCGCCAAATGGGCTGCAGAGACCTTTTTGGACGAGGTGAAATGTGTCAACGAAGTGCGGGGCATGTTGGGCTTTACGGGCACTTGGAAGGGCAAGCCAGTCACCATTCACGGGTCGGGCATGGGCATGCCCAGCCTGTCGATCTATGTCAACGAGCTGATCAAAGATTACGGCGCTAAGACATTGATTCGTATAGGGTCTTGCGGCGGGATGCAGAAAAACATCAACGTCCGCGATGTCATTCTGGCGATGACTGCAACCACGCTTTCCACCCCGTCCCGCGGTATATTCAAGGAAATGAATTTTGCCCCCTGCGCCGATTACGGCCTGTTGCGCGCCGCCGCTGATGCCGCAGAGGCCAAAGGTACCGACACCCATGTGGGCGGCATCTACTCCAGTGATGTGTTTTATGACGAACGTCCTGATTTAAATGAACAAATGGTGCGCCACGGCATTCTGGGCGTCGAAATGGAGGCCGCAGAACTGTATAATCTTGCGGCCCGCCACAGCTGTCGCGCCCTGGCTGTTCTCACCGTGTCTGACCACCTTTTGACCGGCGAAGCCCTGCCCAGCGACCAGCGGGAAAAATCTTTTGGCGATATGGTGGAAATTGCCCTGCAAGCGGCCTTTGCCTAA
- a CDS encoding succinate dehydrogenase iron-sulfur subunit produces the protein MVEFALPKNSKITTGKSWPKPAGAKNLRKFKIYRWNPDDGKTPSVDTYFVDMDNCGPMILDALIKIKNEIDPTLTFRRSCREGICGSCAMNIDGINTLACIYGIDEVKDVVKIYPLPHMPVVKDLIPDLTHFYAQHASIMPWLETKTNRPAKEWKQSIADRKKLDGLYECVMCASCSTSCPSYWWNGDKYLGPAALLHAYRWIIDSRDEATGERLDELEDPFKLYRCHTIMNCAKTCPKGLNPAKAIAEIKLMIADRAI, from the coding sequence ATGGTCGAATTTGCGCTCCCCAAGAACTCCAAGATCACCACTGGTAAATCCTGGCCCAAACCAGCTGGCGCAAAGAACTTGCGCAAGTTTAAGATCTATCGTTGGAATCCGGATGACGGCAAAACCCCATCTGTGGATACCTATTTTGTCGACATGGACAATTGCGGCCCGATGATCCTGGACGCGCTGATCAAAATCAAAAACGAGATTGATCCAACGCTGACTTTCCGCCGCTCGTGCCGCGAAGGTATCTGTGGCTCTTGTGCGATGAACATCGACGGCATCAACACGCTGGCCTGTATCTATGGCATCGACGAAGTCAAAGACGTGGTGAAGATCTATCCGCTGCCGCATATGCCAGTTGTCAAAGACCTGATCCCCGACCTGACGCATTTCTATGCGCAGCACGCGTCGATCATGCCGTGGCTGGAAACCAAAACCAACCGTCCGGCCAAAGAGTGGAAACAGTCGATTGCCGACCGTAAAAAACTTGATGGTCTGTATGAATGTGTGATGTGCGCGTCTTGCTCGACGTCCTGCCCGAGCTACTGGTGGAACGGCGACAAATATCTGGGGCCAGCCGCCCTGTTGCACGCCTATCGCTGGATCATCGATTCCCGTGACGAGGCCACAGGCGAGCGTTTGGACGAGCTGGAAGATCCGTTCAAATTGTACCGCTGCCACACCATCATGAATTGCGCAAAAACCTGCCCCAAGGGTTTGAACCCGGCCAAGGCGATTGCGGAGATTAAACTGATGATCGCAGATCGCGCCATCTAA